The proteins below are encoded in one region of Triticum aestivum cultivar Chinese Spring chromosome 1B, IWGSC CS RefSeq v2.1, whole genome shotgun sequence:
- the LOC123132339 gene encoding uncharacterized protein isoform X2, translated as MMGRDDIAVGVGGDGGISEAGEIHPDVGGYLPLIDQGMSTVGGCRYRQAIPPGRRGGRLDTDTNGGLRRGFLPQGPRGYAPLRQPTAQQVMVDTVSAGPTTLLLFGTHTNAALLLMAHPHLRRNVEHVYVLGGGVRVTGNLFTAYGANPFAEFNVFGDPFAAYQVLHSGVPVTLVPLDATNTIPVTEEFFVEFGRRWQTTPEARYCFQSLDQVLRRHRRPAPGLHGSTGYYMWDSFAAGVAFSSMRSGEANGANDFAELEYMNITVITSNKPYGGRDGSNPFFDGHATPKFGLKVGGVHSGHVQTGIRDSFCLVPGSNTGRCQDGYTKEVTGSEGVRVRVATSAKPNTVYNSAFDREFSKNFLEVLNLAKQAGRFNISTQFPYYREVLYKPDFINVSRGKPVIFDMDMSPGDFVSLIYLLKAPREVIDLKGVLVNGNGWANIASIDIVYDILHMMGRDDIPVGLGNTTAMGNPTLGCNNVYAIPLGSGGFIDSDTLYGLARLLPRSPRRYTPESTDDPEHRQPLALEVWQSVRRQLCPGDKITLLTSGPLTNLANISLSDRDASSVIERIYVIGGLIKDGGHEKGNVFTVPSNRYAEFNMFLDPLAAKTVLESNLNITLIPLTVQRKAASFESVLEALEQTQQTPESKFVRELFALLKELRSKEKLYHHVDIFLGEVLGAVYMVQGSDLKSTVKLKQISVLADTKKSTDGQIVISKQSTKLVHVLSDFNVEIYYNRLANSLTNKKQSAIVASFEEQKAIWSRPPNNSGPGHNRFL; from the exons ATGATGGGCCGCGACGACATTGCCgtcggcgtcggtggcgatggcggcATATCGGAGGCTGGCGAGATACACCCCGACGTCGGCGGCTACCTCCCCCTGATAGACCAG GGCATGTCGACGGTGGGCGGCTGCCGGTACCGGCAGGCCATCCCGCCGGGACGCCGCGGCGGGCGCCTCGACACCGACACCAACGGCGGCCTCCGGAGGGGCTTCCTCCCGCAGGGCCCCCGGGGGTACGCGCCGCTCCGGCAGCCCACGGCGCAGCAGGTGATGGTGGACACGGTGTCAGCGGGCCCTACCACGTTGCTCCTCTTTGGGACCCACACCAACGCCGCGCTCCTCCTCATGGCGCACCCGCACCTCAGGCGCAACGTCGAGCACGTCTACGTCCTCGGCGGCGGCGTAAGGGTGACGGGGAACCTCTTCACCGCCTACGGCGCCAACCCGTTCGCGGAGTTCAACGTGTTCGGCGACCCCTTCGCCGCCTACCAGGTGCTCCACTCCGGCGTCCCCGTCACGCTCGTCCCTCTCGACGCCACCAACACCATCCCGGTCACCGAGGAGTTCTTCGTCGAGTTCGGCCGGCGATGGCAGACCACGCCGGAGGCGCGCTACTGCTTCCAGTCGCTGGACCAGGTCCTGAGGAGACACAGAAGGCCGGCGCCCGGCCTCCATGGCAGCACG GGCTATTACATGTGGGATTCCTTTGCCGCCGGTGTGGCTTTCTCTAGCATGCGCAGTGGCGAGGCCAATGGCGCAAATGACTTTGCTGAGCTAGAGTACATGAACATCACGGTGATCACTTCCAACAAACCCTACGGCGGGCGCGACGGCTCGAACCCGTTTTTCGACGGCCACGCGACACCCAAGTTTGGTCTGAAGGTGGGTGGTGTTCACAGTGGCCATGTCCAGACTGGGATCAGAGATAGTTTCTGCTTGGTGCCGGGAAGCAACACAGGAAGATGCCAG GATGGATACACCAAGGAAGTGACTGGTTCAGAAGGAGTCCGCGTTCGTGTGGCCACGAGCGCGAAGCCAAACACGGTTTACAATAGCGCGTTTGATAGGGAATTTTCCAAGAACTTCCTAGAG GTCCTAAATCTCGCTAAACAAGCTGGTCGTTTTAACATCAGTACACAGTTCCCATATTACAGGGAAGTTCTTTATAAGCCAGATTTCATAAACGTGAGCAGGGGAAAGCCAGTTATTTTTGACATGGACATGAGCCCTGGAGATTTTGTTTCTCTTATATATCTCTTGAAGGCACCAAGAGAAGTTATAGATCTAAAG GGGGTTTTGGTCAATGGCAATGGATGGGCGAATATCGCAAGCATCGATATCGTTTATGACATTCTACATATGATGGGCCGCGACGACATTCCAGTTGGCCTTGGCAATACCACTGCAATGGGCAACCCAACACTTGGTTGCAACAATGTGTATGCTATTCCGCTGGGCAGTGGTGGATTTATTGACTCCGATACATTGTATGGACTGGCTCGGTTATTGCCAAGAAGTCCTAGAAG ATACACTCCTGAAAGTACAGATGATCCAGAACATCGGCAGCCACTGGCTTTAGAAGTGTGGCAGTCTGTCAGGAGGCAACTTTGTCCAGGTGACAAGATCACTCTTCTTACCAGTGGGCCTCTCACCAATTTGGCCAACATTTCACTATCTGACAGGGATGCAAGCTCTGTTATAGAG AGAATTTATGTTATTGGAGGGCTCATCAAAGATGGAGGTCATGAGAAGGGGAATGTGTTCACTGTTCCATCGAACAGATACGCAGAGTTCAACATGTTTCTTGATCCTCTGGCTGCAAAAACAGTCCTGGAATCCAATCTGAATATCACACTCATTCCCCTTACCGTGCAACGAAAAGCTGCTTCATTTGAGTCTGTCCTGGAAGCCTTGGAGCAAACCCAGCAAACTCCTGAGTCAAAGTTTGTCCGAGAGTTATTCGCGTTATTGAAGGAACTTCGGAGCAAAGAGAAGCTGTATCACCATGTG GATATATTTTTGGGAGAAGTTCTTGGTGCGGTTTACATGGTTCAAGGATCTGACTTGAAATCCACAGTAAAGCTGAAGCAAATAAGCGTCCTTGCCGACACAAAGAAAAGCACAGATGGGCAGATTGTGATCAGCAAGCAGAGTACAAAGCTGGTGCATGTGTTAAGTGATTTCAATGTTGAAATATATTACAATCGATTGGCAAATTCTTTAACGAACAAGAAACAGTCTGCCATCGTTGCGAGCTTTGAAGAACAAAAGGCAATTTGGAGCAGGCCACCAAATAATTCAGGGCCTGGACATAACAGATTTCTATAG
- the LOC123132339 gene encoding uncharacterized protein isoform X1 has translation MEKARRKSSPSWAAAIALVSLFAVAGVAAAGAPAPRRILVDTDMDTDDLFALLYILKQDRSQFDVKAITISANAWIDAGHGVNQLYDILYMMGRDDIAVGVGGDGGISEAGEIHPDVGGYLPLIDQGMSTVGGCRYRQAIPPGRRGGRLDTDTNGGLRRGFLPQGPRGYAPLRQPTAQQVMVDTVSAGPTTLLLFGTHTNAALLLMAHPHLRRNVEHVYVLGGGVRVTGNLFTAYGANPFAEFNVFGDPFAAYQVLHSGVPVTLVPLDATNTIPVTEEFFVEFGRRWQTTPEARYCFQSLDQVLRRHRRPAPGLHGSTGYYMWDSFAAGVAFSSMRSGEANGANDFAELEYMNITVITSNKPYGGRDGSNPFFDGHATPKFGLKVGGVHSGHVQTGIRDSFCLVPGSNTGRCQDGYTKEVTGSEGVRVRVATSAKPNTVYNSAFDREFSKNFLEVLNLAKQAGRFNISTQFPYYREVLYKPDFINVSRGKPVIFDMDMSPGDFVSLIYLLKAPREVIDLKGVLVNGNGWANIASIDIVYDILHMMGRDDIPVGLGNTTAMGNPTLGCNNVYAIPLGSGGFIDSDTLYGLARLLPRSPRRYTPESTDDPEHRQPLALEVWQSVRRQLCPGDKITLLTSGPLTNLANISLSDRDASSVIERIYVIGGLIKDGGHEKGNVFTVPSNRYAEFNMFLDPLAAKTVLESNLNITLIPLTVQRKAASFESVLEALEQTQQTPESKFVRELFALLKELRSKEKLYHHVDIFLGEVLGAVYMVQGSDLKSTVKLKQISVLADTKKSTDGQIVISKQSTKLVHVLSDFNVEIYYNRLANSLTNKKQSAIVASFEEQKAIWSRPPNNSGPGHNRFL, from the exons ATGGAGAAGGCGAGGAGGAAGAGTTCACCGTCATGGGCGGCGGCCATCGCTCTGGTGTCCCTCTTTGCGGTCGCCGGCGTGGCCGCGGCGGGGGCGCCGGCGCCGAGGAGGATCCTGGTGGACACGGACATGGACACCGACGACCTCTTCGCGCTGCTCTACATCCTCAAGCAGGACCGGTCCCAATTCGACGTCAAG GCCATTACCATCAGCGCCAACGCATGGATCGACGCCGGCCACGGCGTCAACCAGCTCTACGACATCCTCTACATGATGGGCCGCGACGACATTGCCgtcggcgtcggtggcgatggcggcATATCGGAGGCTGGCGAGATACACCCCGACGTCGGCGGCTACCTCCCCCTGATAGACCAG GGCATGTCGACGGTGGGCGGCTGCCGGTACCGGCAGGCCATCCCGCCGGGACGCCGCGGCGGGCGCCTCGACACCGACACCAACGGCGGCCTCCGGAGGGGCTTCCTCCCGCAGGGCCCCCGGGGGTACGCGCCGCTCCGGCAGCCCACGGCGCAGCAGGTGATGGTGGACACGGTGTCAGCGGGCCCTACCACGTTGCTCCTCTTTGGGACCCACACCAACGCCGCGCTCCTCCTCATGGCGCACCCGCACCTCAGGCGCAACGTCGAGCACGTCTACGTCCTCGGCGGCGGCGTAAGGGTGACGGGGAACCTCTTCACCGCCTACGGCGCCAACCCGTTCGCGGAGTTCAACGTGTTCGGCGACCCCTTCGCCGCCTACCAGGTGCTCCACTCCGGCGTCCCCGTCACGCTCGTCCCTCTCGACGCCACCAACACCATCCCGGTCACCGAGGAGTTCTTCGTCGAGTTCGGCCGGCGATGGCAGACCACGCCGGAGGCGCGCTACTGCTTCCAGTCGCTGGACCAGGTCCTGAGGAGACACAGAAGGCCGGCGCCCGGCCTCCATGGCAGCACG GGCTATTACATGTGGGATTCCTTTGCCGCCGGTGTGGCTTTCTCTAGCATGCGCAGTGGCGAGGCCAATGGCGCAAATGACTTTGCTGAGCTAGAGTACATGAACATCACGGTGATCACTTCCAACAAACCCTACGGCGGGCGCGACGGCTCGAACCCGTTTTTCGACGGCCACGCGACACCCAAGTTTGGTCTGAAGGTGGGTGGTGTTCACAGTGGCCATGTCCAGACTGGGATCAGAGATAGTTTCTGCTTGGTGCCGGGAAGCAACACAGGAAGATGCCAG GATGGATACACCAAGGAAGTGACTGGTTCAGAAGGAGTCCGCGTTCGTGTGGCCACGAGCGCGAAGCCAAACACGGTTTACAATAGCGCGTTTGATAGGGAATTTTCCAAGAACTTCCTAGAG GTCCTAAATCTCGCTAAACAAGCTGGTCGTTTTAACATCAGTACACAGTTCCCATATTACAGGGAAGTTCTTTATAAGCCAGATTTCATAAACGTGAGCAGGGGAAAGCCAGTTATTTTTGACATGGACATGAGCCCTGGAGATTTTGTTTCTCTTATATATCTCTTGAAGGCACCAAGAGAAGTTATAGATCTAAAG GGGGTTTTGGTCAATGGCAATGGATGGGCGAATATCGCAAGCATCGATATCGTTTATGACATTCTACATATGATGGGCCGCGACGACATTCCAGTTGGCCTTGGCAATACCACTGCAATGGGCAACCCAACACTTGGTTGCAACAATGTGTATGCTATTCCGCTGGGCAGTGGTGGATTTATTGACTCCGATACATTGTATGGACTGGCTCGGTTATTGCCAAGAAGTCCTAGAAG ATACACTCCTGAAAGTACAGATGATCCAGAACATCGGCAGCCACTGGCTTTAGAAGTGTGGCAGTCTGTCAGGAGGCAACTTTGTCCAGGTGACAAGATCACTCTTCTTACCAGTGGGCCTCTCACCAATTTGGCCAACATTTCACTATCTGACAGGGATGCAAGCTCTGTTATAGAG AGAATTTATGTTATTGGAGGGCTCATCAAAGATGGAGGTCATGAGAAGGGGAATGTGTTCACTGTTCCATCGAACAGATACGCAGAGTTCAACATGTTTCTTGATCCTCTGGCTGCAAAAACAGTCCTGGAATCCAATCTGAATATCACACTCATTCCCCTTACCGTGCAACGAAAAGCTGCTTCATTTGAGTCTGTCCTGGAAGCCTTGGAGCAAACCCAGCAAACTCCTGAGTCAAAGTTTGTCCGAGAGTTATTCGCGTTATTGAAGGAACTTCGGAGCAAAGAGAAGCTGTATCACCATGTG GATATATTTTTGGGAGAAGTTCTTGGTGCGGTTTACATGGTTCAAGGATCTGACTTGAAATCCACAGTAAAGCTGAAGCAAATAAGCGTCCTTGCCGACACAAAGAAAAGCACAGATGGGCAGATTGTGATCAGCAAGCAGAGTACAAAGCTGGTGCATGTGTTAAGTGATTTCAATGTTGAAATATATTACAATCGATTGGCAAATTCTTTAACGAACAAGAAACAGTCTGCCATCGTTGCGAGCTTTGAAGAACAAAAGGCAATTTGGAGCAGGCCACCAAATAATTCAGGGCCTGGACATAACAGATTTCTATAG